In the Clostridium beijerinckii genome, one interval contains:
- a CDS encoding sigma 54-interacting transcriptional regulator: MAIDISNYLKEATKEFSKDNIKEFSANSIAEKVELSRSTVSSYLNKEVKQGRIIKIKEYPVIFLYKETFSKLYFTPTQAEYNTLDELWKENSNVRKTDIWSNVIGAKGSLKEQIEQIKTAVLYPENGLPIMLLGSSGSGKTYLAKCIYDYCLEEKLINPKSSFISLNCAQYYHNPELLSSLLFGYTKGAFTGADKDKKGLLESADGGVLFLDEVHRLTEEGQEKLFTFMDSNEYSPIGDNSIKKEAKVRLIFATTESIQSTFLPTFIRRLPVIVNIPSFAERPQQEKIHLIDSFFLKESEILKHTIKVTKQVISFLLFSNYEGNVGKIKNIVKYSCGSSYAKRKDQEIIKVRIGDLPIGNENQLKESLYHQISSRYQDRIYDYLHPELLNINSDEEKNIKKTYFEFVEGFKQVESGEIMFDHYTKEMVKNVNLLLDELTFNTEVTNNQSFFSVLTFNIKSTFKYMEENYGFEQDGNKILSIAYLLYFKEEQEILINHPDWNSIRPKIINFIESYMKNILWLSRRMLTHLSERLDFQVLDEDLIFISFYLKSMNIQSLKNEIKSIVLAHGYSTASSMANVANRMLRKNFFQAIDMPIDTTIDHIEEKILDFIDNNSTENGLILLVDMGSLFDLRNRLEKKIKGPLLLIDFVSTPLVLEIGSMLLQDKNIIEINDQILKNVQINKQLVYPVEKKKKAILTCCYTGMGSAIQIQDILQKSLKHEDPSFVIMSYDYHKLYQNKQKELPFQMYDVLAIVGTVDPKVEGIPYIGLDHLIGGEDIDSFINILRCNFNIDEEQLKKDLVFNFSIKKIIEKLTILDVNKVLNFVQDAVDKMEEKLGLKMSNNKRFLLYLHASCMVERILRKEDVDMQEDIKEFVQREKRKIDIIRYAFSEIEKEYTIKISDLEIRLIFDIVLSD, translated from the coding sequence ATGGCAATAGATATATCTAATTATTTAAAAGAGGCTACCAAGGAATTTTCTAAAGATAATATAAAAGAATTTTCGGCCAATTCAATTGCTGAAAAAGTAGAGCTTAGTAGAAGTACAGTAAGTAGTTATCTTAACAAAGAAGTAAAACAAGGCAGGATTATAAAAATTAAAGAGTATCCAGTAATTTTTTTATATAAAGAAACTTTCTCTAAATTATATTTTACCCCAACACAGGCTGAATATAATACTTTAGATGAATTATGGAAAGAAAATTCAAACGTTAGAAAAACAGATATATGGAGTAATGTAATTGGGGCAAAAGGAAGCTTAAAAGAACAAATTGAACAAATAAAGACAGCAGTGCTTTATCCAGAAAATGGTCTTCCTATAATGCTTTTAGGTTCAAGTGGTTCTGGAAAAACATATCTGGCAAAATGTATTTATGATTATTGCTTGGAAGAAAAATTAATAAATCCCAAGTCCTCATTTATTTCTTTAAATTGTGCTCAATATTATCATAATCCAGAATTGTTATCAAGTTTATTATTTGGTTATACAAAAGGTGCATTTACAGGAGCAGATAAAGATAAAAAGGGGCTTCTTGAAAGCGCTGATGGTGGAGTTTTATTTCTTGATGAAGTGCACAGACTAACAGAAGAAGGCCAAGAAAAGCTTTTTACATTTATGGATTCAAATGAGTATTCTCCCATTGGTGATAATAGTATAAAAAAGGAAGCAAAAGTACGGTTAATTTTTGCAACTACGGAATCTATCCAATCTACTTTCTTACCTACTTTTATTAGAAGACTTCCTGTTATTGTTAATATTCCAAGTTTTGCAGAAAGACCTCAACAAGAAAAAATTCACCTAATAGATAGTTTCTTTTTAAAAGAAAGTGAAATCTTGAAACATACTATTAAGGTTACAAAGCAGGTAATTTCCTTTTTGCTTTTTAGTAATTATGAAGGAAATGTAGGGAAAATTAAAAATATTGTAAAATACAGTTGTGGAAGCAGCTATGCTAAGAGGAAAGATCAAGAGATTATTAAAGTTCGCATTGGAGATTTACCGATTGGAAATGAAAATCAATTAAAGGAGAGTTTATATCATCAAATATCAAGTAGATATCAGGATAGGATTTATGATTATCTGCACCCAGAACTATTGAATATTAATAGTGATGAAGAGAAAAACATTAAAAAAACATATTTTGAATTTGTTGAAGGATTTAAACAGGTTGAGTCCGGAGAAATTATGTTTGATCATTATACTAAAGAGATGGTCAAAAATGTGAATTTATTACTTGATGAATTAACATTTAATACAGAAGTAACCAACAATCAATCATTTTTTTCTGTATTAACATTTAATATAAAATCTACTTTTAAATATATGGAAGAAAATTATGGATTTGAACAGGATGGAAATAAAATTCTTTCAATAGCATATTTGCTTTATTTTAAGGAAGAGCAAGAAATTTTAATTAATCATCCTGATTGGAATAGTATTCGCCCAAAAATTATAAATTTCATTGAAAGTTATATGAAGAATATTTTATGGCTTTCCAGGCGTATGCTTACACATTTGAGTGAACGCTTAGACTTTCAGGTTCTTGATGAAGATTTGATTTTTATTTCATTTTATCTAAAAAGCATGAATATACAGAGCCTGAAAAATGAAATTAAAAGTATTGTTTTAGCTCATGGCTACTCTACAGCAAGTAGTATGGCGAATGTAGCTAATAGGATGTTAAGGAAGAACTTTTTCCAAGCTATTGATATGCCTATTGATACTACAATTGATCATATAGAGGAGAAAATATTAGATTTTATTGATAATAACAGTACAGAAAATGGACTTATCTTGTTAGTTGATATGGGATCACTTTTTGATCTTAGAAATCGTTTGGAAAAGAAGATTAAAGGTCCGTTATTATTAATTGATTTTGTCTCAACACCATTGGTATTAGAAATTGGAAGTATGCTTTTACAAGATAAAAATATTATCGAAATTAATGATCAGATTTTAAAGAATGTACAAATTAATAAACAATTAGTTTATCCAGTTGAAAAAAAGAAAAAAGCTATTTTAACTTGTTGCTATACAGGTATGGGAAGTGCAATTCAAATCCAGGATATATTACAAAAGAGCTTAAAGCATGAGGACCCTTCTTTTGTAATTATGTCATACGATTATCATAAGCTGTATCAAAATAAACAAAAGGAATTGCCATTTCAAATGTATGATGTACTGGCTATCGTAGGAACTGTAGATCCAAAAGTTGAAGGAATTCCATATATAGGATTGGATCATTTGATTGGTGGGGAGGATATTGATTCATTCATTAATATATTAAGGTGCAATTTCAATATAGATGAAGAGCAGTTGAAAAAAGATTTGGTATTTAATTTTTCTATAAAGAAAATAATTGAGAAGCTAACAATTTTAGATGTAAATAAAGTACTCAATTTTGTACAAGATGCAGTTGATAAAATGGAAGAAAAACTAGGGCTTAAAATGTCTAATAATAAAAGATTCTTACTTTATCTTCATGCATCCTGTATGGTAGAGAGAATTTTAAGAAAAGAAGATGTTGACATGCAGGAAGATATTAAGGAATTTGTGCAAAGAGAAAAAAGAAAGATAGATATTATAAGGTATGCATTCAGTGAAATTGAAAAGGAATATACAATAAAGATATCAGATTTAGAAATTAGATTAATTTTTGATATTGTATTGAGCGATTAA
- a CDS encoding SIS domain-containing protein: MNPKQIIKEIKEKQEEIRSVIFVGCGASKAELYPAKYFLENNSKNLRVSHYTANEFNYGTIASLDKTAIVISASLGGSTPETVQANAKAKEYGAHVISLTRAENSALTKDADYVICHRFAESYGAKLEKMGYALELAVEILEQYEGYKDYEDAQVAFSKIYDLADSAAKSAIADARKFAEAYKNDSMIYLMSSGATAEVAYSTSICLMMEMQWINSGSFHSGEFFHGPFEIVDKDVPFILLMNEGSTRPMDARALTFLKRFEAKTTVVDALDYGLSSVIPKTVIDYFNPMLITAVFRVYAEELSYARQHPLTKRRYMWKLEY, encoded by the coding sequence ATGAATCCAAAACAAATTATAAAAGAAATAAAAGAAAAACAAGAAGAAATTAGAAGTGTTATATTTGTAGGATGTGGAGCTTCAAAAGCAGAATTATATCCAGCAAAATATTTTTTAGAAAATAATTCGAAAAATTTACGTGTTAGTCATTATACTGCTAACGAATTCAATTATGGTACAATAGCTTCATTAGATAAAACTGCAATTGTTATATCCGCTTCACTTGGCGGTAGTACTCCTGAAACAGTACAAGCTAATGCTAAGGCTAAAGAATATGGTGCACATGTAATATCCTTAACTCGTGCAGAGAATTCGGCTCTTACAAAAGATGCTGATTATGTTATCTGTCATAGATTTGCTGAAAGCTATGGCGCAAAATTAGAAAAGATGGGTTATGCGCTTGAACTTGCAGTGGAGATATTAGAGCAATATGAAGGATATAAAGATTATGAAGATGCACAGGTTGCTTTCAGCAAGATATATGATTTAGCAGATTCAGCGGCAAAATCAGCGATAGCAGATGCAAGGAAATTTGCTGAAGCTTATAAAAATGATTCAATGATTTACTTAATGAGCAGTGGTGCAACCGCTGAAGTTGCTTATTCAACATCAATTTGTTTAATGATGGAAATGCAATGGATCAATTCAGGAAGTTTCCATTCAGGAGAGTTTTTCCATGGACCATTTGAAATAGTAGATAAAGATGTACCATTTATTTTATTAATGAATGAGGGAAGCACTCGTCCAATGGATGCCCGTGCGTTAACATTCTTAAAGCGTTTTGAAGCAAAAACAACAGTTGTTGATGCTTTAGATTATGGATTATCTTCAGTTATCCCAAAAACAGTTATTGATTATTTTAATCCAATGTTAATTACAGCAGTATTCCGTGTATATGCTGAAGAACTTTCTTATGCACGTCAGCATCCACTAACTAAAAGAAGATATATGTGGAAATTAGAATATTAA
- a CDS encoding PTS system mannose/fructose/sorbose family transporter subunit IID, producing MQNIQKQNDPNKWKYMKFLWRSWAIQASWNYERQMNMGFLYGIAPILDNIYKDPKDDELKKEAYKRHMNFYNCTPQTNAFVLGLSASMEEQYYEDKENFNPESINAMKTSLMGPLSGVGDSFFQGTVRILAFGLGINLAQQGSILGPILAIIISFIPSFLVTYYGGKIGYSMGNKYLTKLYNEGLMDKVMYICSIVGLMVIGSMMASMIGITTPVQFGEKFVLQDVLNGIIPQSIPLGITFFMYWLLRKKVSTGWMLAICILGGILLSILGIFK from the coding sequence ATGCAAAATATACAAAAACAAAATGATCCAAATAAATGGAAGTATATGAAGTTCTTATGGCGTTCTTGGGCAATTCAAGCTTCATGGAACTATGAAAGACAAATGAATATGGGCTTTTTATATGGAATTGCTCCTATTTTAGACAACATATATAAAGATCCTAAAGATGATGAATTAAAAAAAGAAGCTTATAAACGCCATATGAATTTTTATAATTGTACACCCCAAACAAATGCTTTTGTTTTAGGATTAAGTGCTTCAATGGAAGAACAATACTATGAAGACAAAGAAAATTTTAATCCTGAATCGATTAATGCTATGAAAACTTCATTAATGGGACCATTATCTGGAGTAGGAGACTCTTTCTTTCAAGGAACTGTACGTATATTGGCTTTTGGATTAGGTATTAATTTAGCGCAACAAGGTAGTATTTTAGGACCAATATTAGCAATAATTATTTCATTTATTCCATCATTTCTTGTTACATATTATGGTGGGAAAATTGGCTATTCAATGGGAAATAAATATTTAACAAAGCTCTATAATGAAGGGCTTATGGATAAAGTAATGTACATTTGTTCTATTGTTGGACTTATGGTTATTGGATCCATGATGGCCAGTATGATTGGAATTACAACTCCAGTGCAGTTTGGTGAAAAATTTGTTTTACAAGATGTATTAAATGGGATAATACCACAGAGTATACCGCTTGGCATAACATTCTTTATGTATTGGTTATTAAGAAAGAAAGTATCAACAGGATGGATGCTTGCAATTTGTATTCTAGGTGGAATATTATTGAGCATTTTAGGTATTTTTAAATAA
- a CDS encoding PTS mannose/fructose/sorbose/N-acetylgalactosamine transporter subunit IIC, whose protein sequence is MLIKSILLGFIGVICILDSRLLGRMNLERPLIVSTLVGLVLGDIQKGLMVGAALELISLGLVNIGAAAPPDMNMASIIATSFAILSNADSEAALTIAIPIAVLGQMLGVLMRTILANLTHKADSLIENGEYKKACNIHIVWGTFLYSLMYFVPIFLAIYFGTDLVKNIVEVIPSWITNGLNLSSKILTAYGFALLLSTMLSTKMLPFLLGGFFITAYSNLSVTGVAISACIVAFVLAEFKFKNEKIVDELDILD, encoded by the coding sequence ATGTTAATTAAGTCAATATTATTAGGTTTCATTGGTGTTATTTGTATTTTAGACTCTAGACTTTTAGGCAGAATGAATTTAGAAAGACCGTTAATAGTTAGTACGCTTGTAGGGCTCGTTTTAGGCGATATTCAAAAAGGATTAATGGTTGGAGCTGCTCTTGAATTAATTTCTTTAGGATTAGTAAACATAGGGGCAGCAGCACCACCAGATATGAATATGGCATCCATTATTGCTACATCTTTTGCTATTTTATCAAATGCGGATTCAGAAGCAGCACTAACTATTGCGATTCCAATTGCGGTGCTTGGACAAATGCTTGGAGTTTTAATGAGAACTATTCTTGCAAACTTAACTCATAAAGCTGACTCGTTAATTGAAAATGGGGAATATAAAAAGGCCTGTAATATTCATATTGTTTGGGGAACATTTTTGTATTCACTAATGTATTTTGTACCAATATTTTTAGCAATTTATTTTGGAACAGATTTAGTAAAAAATATTGTAGAAGTCATTCCGTCATGGATTACAAACGGTCTAAATTTATCAAGTAAAATTCTAACAGCTTATGGATTTGCTTTATTGCTTAGCACTATGCTGTCAACAAAAATGCTTCCATTTTTACTAGGAGGATTTTTCATTACAGCATATTCTAATTTAAGTGTGACTGGTGTTGCTATTTCGGCTTGTATTGTAGCATTTGTTTTGGCTGAATTTAAATTTAAAAATGAAAAAATAGTTGATGAATTAGATATTTTAGATTGA
- a CDS encoding PTS sugar transporter subunit IIB, whose translation MIKLVRIDHRLLHGQVVFSWTKSLGISRIIVVDDETANDEMKKVSLNLSKPVGVTLNIFSVNDILARMSKVEQLKDNIMIVFRGTKEALEFCKSCSSIKEINYGGIANKENSKQYSNAIFLNPEELEDTKKLKAMGINLYMQQVPTSKREDLTSKI comes from the coding sequence ATGATTAAATTAGTAAGAATCGATCACCGTTTATTGCATGGACAAGTAGTTTTTTCATGGACAAAAAGTTTAGGGATTTCAAGAATTATTGTTGTAGATGATGAAACTGCAAATGATGAGATGAAAAAAGTTTCATTAAACTTATCAAAACCAGTTGGAGTAACTTTAAATATATTTTCGGTAAACGATATATTAGCGAGAATGTCTAAAGTTGAACAATTAAAAGATAATATTATGATTGTTTTTAGAGGTACTAAGGAAGCATTAGAGTTCTGTAAGAGCTGCTCTAGTATTAAAGAAATTAATTATGGGGGAATTGCAAATAAAGAAAATTCAAAGCAATATAGTAATGCTATTTTCCTAAATCCAGAAGAATTAGAAGATACCAAAAAGCTGAAAGCAATGGGGATTAACCTATATATGCAACAAGTTCCTACTTCAAAGAGAGAAGATTTAACTTCTAAAATATAA
- a CDS encoding PTS sugar transporter subunit IIA → MIQIILASHGDLAKGMKDTLGMIIGDVSMVEAFSSYRNEEVNVRETVEKIVREKYIEADIFIFTDILGGSVNTEMMSLIKEYPKIHVISGMNLPIIISVATQANEISESLLQQIIEESQHGIVDCNKLLNECKNIKEEDL, encoded by the coding sequence TGGCAAAGGGAATGAAGGATACTTTGGGTATGATAATTGGAGATGTATCTATGGTTGAAGCTTTTTCATCTTATAGAAACGAAGAAGTAAACGTTAGGGAAACAGTAGAAAAAATAGTAAGAGAAAAATACATTGAAGCAGATATATTTATTTTCACAGATATTCTTGGCGGAAGCGTTAATACAGAAATGATGTCTTTAATAAAAGAATATCCTAAAATACATGTTATTTCAGGAATGAATTTACCTATAATTATTTCAGTTGCTACTCAAGCAAATGAAATTTCTGAAAGTCTATTGCAGCAGATTATTGAAGAAAGTCAGCATGGAATAGTTGACTGCAATAAATTGCTTAATGAATGTAAAAATATAAAGGAGGAAGATTTATGA